One window of Solirubrobacterales bacterium genomic DNA carries:
- a CDS encoding transcription elongation factor GreA, with amino-acid sequence MADPRESEESITADGMAKLKEELTELEGPARQRLAVRLKAARELGDLKENAEYHIAKEDQAHLETRIKRLRTRLDNAVVSNPDGAEGDVFAFGRTAELTDDRDQSHRWTLVGSTEADLSRGLLSAESPIGKALRDRRTGDEVTVAAPKGDRVFRIERIL; translated from the coding sequence ATGGCCGATCCGAGAGAGTCCGAAGAGTCGATCACCGCCGACGGAATGGCGAAGCTCAAGGAGGAGCTGACCGAACTCGAAGGCCCGGCGCGTCAGCGACTGGCGGTGCGGCTGAAGGCCGCCCGCGAGCTCGGCGACCTCAAGGAAAACGCGGAGTACCACATCGCCAAGGAGGATCAGGCTCACCTCGAGACCAGGATCAAGCGCCTCCGGACGCGGCTGGACAACGCGGTTGTGAGCAACCCCGACGGGGCCGAAGGGGACGTCTTCGCTTTTGGCCGGACCGCCGAACTGACCGACGATCGCGACCAGAGCCACCGTTGGACCCTGGTCGGCTCGACCGAGGCCGACCTGAGCCGGGGACTGCTCTCCGCCGAGTCGCCGATCGGCAAGGCCCTGCGTGACCGGAGAACCGGTGACGAGGTGACGGTAGCCGCGCCGAAGGGGGACCGCGTGTTCAGGATCGAACGGATCCTCTGA
- a CDS encoding enoyl-CoA hydratase/isomerase family protein yields MNLVKTERDGPLAVVTLNSPPLNLFDRNLIGELTEAIEAMHAEPPRGLLIRAEGRVVSGGVNVEEFSGLTPAQGSRLWSDLLGLVERIETLPLPIVFSAHGLTLTAAFELSLACDLIVASESARFGLVEVVVGLTPSMGGPQRLAERAGSGRARQLVMTGDLFDATTLERWNVINEVVPDAELEDHCRKLALRLAHGPTRAHAMTKRIIRAYREGGVADADRVTRHDAADLFATEDLINAVRSFLDEGPGKARYTGR; encoded by the coding sequence ATGAACCTGGTCAAGACCGAACGCGACGGGCCTCTGGCTGTCGTAACCCTGAACAGCCCTCCGCTCAACCTGTTCGACCGCAACCTGATCGGGGAACTGACCGAAGCGATCGAGGCGATGCACGCCGAGCCGCCGCGGGGTCTGCTGATCCGGGCCGAGGGCAGGGTCGTCTCAGGCGGGGTCAACGTGGAGGAGTTCTCCGGCCTCACCCCCGCCCAGGGTTCACGCCTCTGGTCGGACCTGCTCGGCCTGGTCGAGCGAATCGAAACCCTGCCGCTACCGATCGTCTTCTCGGCTCACGGGCTGACCCTGACCGCGGCGTTCGAGCTCTCGCTCGCCTGCGACCTGATCGTCGCCTCCGAGTCGGCCCGTTTCGGTCTGGTCGAGGTGGTGGTCGGGCTGACCCCTTCGATGGGTGGACCTCAGCGGCTGGCCGAACGGGCCGGATCGGGCAGGGCCCGGCAACTGGTGATGACCGGCGACCTGTTCGACGCAACCACCCTGGAACGCTGGAACGTGATCAACGAAGTGGTGCCGGATGCCGAACTCGAGGACCACTGCCGGAAGCTGGCGTTGCGCCTCGCCCACGGCCCGACCCGGGCCCACGCGATGACCAAACGGATCATCCGCGCATACCGCGAAGGCGGGGTCGCCGACGCGGACCGGGTCACCCGTCACGACGCCGCCGATCTGTTCGCGACCGAGGACCTGATCAACGCGGTCCGCAGCTTCCTCGACGAAGGCCCCGGCAAGGCGAGATACACCGGCCGCTGA
- a CDS encoding EAL domain-containing protein, translating to MPGPVIAADGGGRVLDLSSEAARILGREPVVPGSGGPSLGDLLPGLDLPETPGVDHHGELELTRDGGGTVAVRVTARRTGTGPESLITVLLEDRTNELAALEDARTSRWFLEETGEITGLGIFDWDLKRDRSVWSDEVYRVFGYEPGAFTPTFRRFLDLFHPEDRHLTNARVLRVLSGKAPANYHGRAIREDGSIVRIEIEARVIRGRSGRVERAYGVIADVTARRETELDRARLKALFRCSLDGLVIKDEEGRVTALSPAGEQVYGQSEAEAMGRLPEELMPAPEARENQMIMDRLEAGESDQILFEATRTRPDGSRRPFAISVATFQDSQGRMAGTVASMRDLSKIESARALPSDRDPLTGLHGGLGFTKFLDDAIAAGGGALLFVDLDNMKLINEFHGYQTGDSMLRGVAQTLDRECGEKWPLARVGGDEFAVLLPGVDPPTAERAAERALRLVRGYVEPAGEHPVTVTASIGVATFRAGGNENPTEVISRASRAADRAKQRGRDSWVLADPDSIGPGRIGPGERAWGERVRRILADGRIDLHLQPITDVASGEILMHEVLLRIIEGDEPRAPGPYLEMAERLGLVHAIDRAVMRKAIDLLEANPGLTLSVNVSGGSIGDDQLLELIREAVELHRFDPTGLVIELTETATVIDAGRAYHFASALEEIGCSFAIDDFGTGYGSYDYLRNMPADYVKIDGQFIREWTEVDQAVIASLVGLARGLGKRTVAECVESQEILERVADAGIDLAQGYHLGRPAPVSSVLGESGERQT from the coding sequence GTGCCGGGCCCGGTCATCGCCGCCGATGGCGGAGGCCGGGTCCTCGACCTGAGCTCCGAAGCAGCCAGGATCCTGGGACGGGAACCGGTTGTACCCGGGTCCGGCGGGCCTTCGCTGGGCGACCTGCTGCCCGGGCTCGACCTCCCCGAAACCCCGGGAGTCGACCACCACGGAGAACTCGAGCTCACCCGGGACGGCGGCGGCACGGTGGCGGTGCGGGTCACTGCCCGACGAACCGGGACCGGGCCGGAGTCTCTGATCACCGTTCTGCTGGAGGACCGGACGAACGAACTCGCCGCCCTGGAGGATGCCAGGACCAGTCGCTGGTTTCTTGAGGAAACCGGGGAGATCACCGGCCTCGGAATCTTCGACTGGGACCTCAAGCGGGACCGTTCAGTCTGGTCGGACGAGGTCTACCGGGTGTTCGGCTACGAGCCCGGGGCATTCACCCCGACCTTCAGGCGATTCCTCGATCTCTTCCACCCGGAGGACCGGCACCTGACGAACGCCCGGGTGCTGCGGGTCCTCTCCGGCAAGGCTCCCGCCAACTATCACGGCCGGGCGATCCGTGAGGACGGATCCATCGTCCGGATCGAGATCGAGGCCAGAGTCATTCGAGGTCGATCCGGTCGGGTTGAACGAGCCTACGGTGTGATCGCGGACGTCACCGCGCGCCGCGAGACCGAGCTGGACCGGGCCAGGCTGAAAGCTCTGTTCCGCTGCTCGCTTGACGGTCTGGTGATCAAGGACGAAGAGGGCCGGGTGACCGCACTCAGCCCTGCCGGGGAACAGGTCTACGGCCAGAGCGAGGCCGAGGCCATGGGCCGGCTGCCGGAAGAGCTGATGCCGGCGCCGGAGGCCCGGGAGAACCAGATGATCATGGACCGGCTGGAAGCCGGAGAGTCAGATCAGATCCTGTTCGAGGCCACCAGAACCCGTCCCGACGGTAGTCGTCGGCCATTTGCGATTTCGGTCGCGACGTTCCAGGACAGCCAGGGTCGGATGGCGGGAACCGTGGCTTCAATGCGGGATCTCTCAAAGATTGAATCGGCCAGGGCACTCCCCTCCGATCGCGATCCGCTGACCGGACTTCATGGCGGGCTCGGTTTCACGAAATTCCTCGACGACGCGATCGCGGCCGGTGGAGGTGCGCTGCTGTTCGTCGATCTCGACAACATGAAGCTGATCAACGAGTTCCACGGCTACCAGACCGGAGACTCGATGCTGCGGGGCGTGGCCCAGACCCTTGACCGGGAGTGTGGCGAGAAATGGCCCCTGGCCCGGGTTGGTGGTGACGAGTTCGCGGTGCTGCTTCCGGGGGTCGATCCGCCGACCGCCGAGCGGGCCGCCGAGCGGGCACTTCGCCTGGTCCGGGGATACGTCGAGCCGGCCGGGGAGCATCCCGTTACCGTGACCGCCTCGATCGGGGTTGCCACCTTTCGGGCCGGAGGCAACGAGAATCCGACCGAGGTGATCTCCAGGGCAAGCCGCGCGGCAGACCGGGCCAAGCAGCGGGGACGCGACTCCTGGGTGCTGGCCGATCCCGACTCGATCGGCCCGGGAAGGATCGGACCCGGCGAGCGAGCCTGGGGCGAACGGGTGCGGCGGATCCTGGCCGACGGCCGGATCGACCTTCACCTGCAACCGATTACCGATGTGGCGTCGGGCGAGATCCTGATGCACGAAGTCCTCCTGCGGATCATCGAGGGAGATGAACCCCGGGCGCCCGGTCCCTATCTCGAGATGGCGGAACGGCTCGGTCTGGTTCACGCGATCGATCGCGCAGTCATGCGCAAGGCGATCGACCTGCTCGAGGCAAATCCGGGCCTGACCCTTTCGGTGAACGTTTCCGGCGGATCGATCGGGGACGACCAGCTGCTTGAACTGATTCGGGAGGCGGTCGAACTTCACCGTTTCGACCCGACCGGGTTGGTGATCGAGCTGACCGAAACCGCAACCGTGATCGATGCGGGACGGGCGTACCACTTCGCCTCGGCCCTCGAAGAGATCGGCTGCAGCTTCGCGATCGATGATTTCGGAACCGGGTACGGGTCCTACGACTACCTGAGAAATATGCCGGCCGACTACGTCAAGATCGACGGCCAGTTCATCCGGGAGTGGACCGAGGTCGATCAGGCGGTGATCGCTTCGCTGGTCGGGCTCGCCCGCGGACTCGGGAAACGGACCGTGGCCGAATGTGTGGAATCCCAGGAGATCCTGGAGCGGGTGGCGGACGCCGGGATCGACCTCGCCCAGGGCTACCACCTCGGCCGACCGGCACCGGTGTCAAGTGTCCTTGGGGAGTCCGGTGAACGACAGACCTGA
- a CDS encoding class I SAM-dependent methyltransferase, which produces MNDRPETGGGGNRERIKAARAAADGVPGSRLSARLYDPVLWLGERTGLGRWRSRVVGAVTGSVLEIGAGTGLNLAHYPSGLERLVLTEPDRHKTARLRKRVVPGVRPEVVRAPAEIIPFDDGEFDTVLATLVFCTVSDPAAAISEVVRVLKPGGRLLFLEHIRSDGRLGRFQDRCERPWAWLADGCHCNRRTLELFDQAGLEVEVKARQDRFPMPPVVRPVVSGIARPRPDSGAADRPEGD; this is translated from the coding sequence GTGAACGACAGACCTGAGACGGGCGGCGGTGGAAACAGGGAACGAATCAAGGCGGCGAGGGCCGCGGCGGACGGGGTGCCGGGCAGTCGACTGAGTGCCCGGCTCTACGACCCCGTGCTGTGGCTGGGCGAACGAACCGGCCTCGGCCGATGGCGCAGCAGGGTGGTGGGGGCGGTCACCGGTTCGGTGCTGGAGATCGGGGCCGGAACCGGCCTCAACCTCGCTCACTATCCATCCGGGCTTGAGCGACTGGTGCTGACCGAGCCGGACCGTCACAAGACGGCCAGGCTGAGGAAACGGGTGGTGCCCGGCGTCCGGCCGGAGGTTGTCCGGGCGCCGGCCGAGATCATCCCCTTCGACGACGGCGAGTTCGACACAGTGCTCGCCACCCTGGTCTTCTGCACGGTGTCGGATCCCGCCGCCGCGATCAGCGAGGTGGTCCGGGTGCTGAAACCGGGTGGCCGGCTGCTCTTCCTCGAACACATCCGGTCCGACGGCCGGTTGGGTCGATTCCAGGACCGTTGTGAGCGCCCGTGGGCCTGGCTGGCGGACGGCTGTCACTGCAACCGTCGCACCCTCGAACTCTTCGATCAGGCCGGTCTGGAGGTCGAGGTGAAGGCGCGGCAGGATCGGTTTCCGATGCCTCCTGTGGTCCGCCCGGTGGTCAGCGGAATCGCCCGACCAAGACCGGATTCCGGAGCTGCAGATCGGCCGGAAGGCGACTGA
- a CDS encoding glutathione S-transferase yields MPIPEKVTLHALPPSHPCLAVAAALDLKGIEYEWENLEIGRHGEQMEALYGTGRTTVPGLTIGSERVHGSTDIFPRLEALAPEPPLYPEGAADAVREAELWGDRELQDLGRRLPWGAMHFRPESLGTFGGGGELDPAGTDYAIKLVRATWKYHRITAVRLAEDIAALPGLIATVERFAEEGLVGGDRPTAADLQIGSTFRVLLTLGDLEPLLAGSAAERIAMTNFPEYAGKVPAGAFPSAWLPS; encoded by the coding sequence CACCCCTGCCTGGCGGTCGCCGCGGCGCTCGACCTGAAGGGGATCGAGTACGAGTGGGAGAACCTCGAGATCGGCCGTCATGGCGAACAGATGGAGGCCCTCTACGGGACCGGTCGAACCACCGTTCCCGGGCTCACGATCGGTTCGGAGCGAGTCCACGGCTCGACCGATATCTTCCCGCGGCTGGAGGCGTTGGCACCCGAGCCTCCGCTCTACCCGGAAGGCGCTGCCGACGCGGTTCGGGAGGCCGAGCTCTGGGGCGATCGGGAACTTCAGGACCTCGGCCGCCGTCTCCCGTGGGGTGCGATGCATTTCCGACCCGAGTCCCTCGGGACCTTCGGGGGCGGCGGCGAGCTCGACCCGGCCGGAACCGACTACGCGATCAAGCTCGTCCGGGCCACCTGGAAGTACCACCGGATCACCGCGGTGCGCCTGGCCGAGGACATCGCCGCCCTGCCCGGCTTGATCGCTACGGTCGAGCGTTTCGCCGAGGAGGGTCTGGTTGGCGGAGACCGGCCGACCGCCGCCGACCTCCAGATCGGCTCGACCTTCCGGGTCCTGCTGACCCTCGGCGACCTCGAACCGCTTCTGGCCGGGTCCGCCGCCGAACGGATCGCCATGACGAACTTCCCCGAGTACGCAGGAAAGGTCCCGGCGGGAGCCTTTCCTTCGGCCTGGCTGCCGAGCTGA
- a CDS encoding DEAD/DEAH box helicase family protein, with protein MSQFQTDQPTEPGRGVRLPDWPGDRPLRAWQLAALEALRHHPETSFLASATPAAGKTTFGLRIAHEMLSTGRVERIVVLGPTTHICRQWAAAAAGIGIDLEPNRPNADGPESTDFHGIAVTYQTVAADPGIHARAAVRPTLVIADEPHHMGEQASWGVTARQAFDRATYRLLLSGTPFRSDNEAIPWVSYDRDGLSSADYTYGYPEALVDRVCRPITFLPYDGEMEWLSDGEVKSADFDLVLPAMESARRLRTALEADGEWMGEVLRDADLKLTEVRAAGHPDAGGLVVASDQEHARAIARRLNLIGDEQPEIVMSDEPGASARIAAFAASDRRWLVSVLMVSEGVDIPRLRVGVYATAARTELFFRQVVGRFIRTTPEPRRQMSYLLLPADSRLKQLAFEIERERRHAIELVPALEEELAELDREPPERATGDGFAALSSTAAELDDAILAQTTMQLFATEESDHRVETISAVTGEVTRTTIVKPKPERTSTSTRTVRPGRGSRGTPDGVDAEPKRETAFQARERLREERRTLVTDVSRRTGEGHRAVHARINRAVGITSVAKATISQLEKGNQMLLRELS; from the coding sequence TTGAGCCAGTTCCAGACCGACCAACCAACCGAGCCGGGGCGCGGTGTCCGCCTGCCGGACTGGCCCGGTGACCGGCCGCTCAGAGCCTGGCAGCTGGCGGCGCTCGAGGCTCTGCGACATCACCCCGAGACGAGTTTTCTCGCTTCGGCGACCCCGGCCGCGGGCAAGACCACCTTCGGCCTCAGGATCGCCCACGAGATGCTCTCCACCGGTCGGGTCGAACGGATCGTCGTGCTCGGGCCGACCACCCACATCTGTCGGCAGTGGGCTGCCGCCGCAGCCGGCATCGGGATCGACCTCGAACCGAACCGCCCGAACGCGGACGGGCCGGAGAGCACCGACTTCCACGGGATCGCGGTCACCTACCAGACGGTGGCGGCCGACCCGGGAATCCACGCCCGGGCCGCGGTCCGCCCGACCCTGGTGATCGCCGATGAACCGCACCACATGGGCGAACAGGCGAGTTGGGGCGTTACCGCCCGCCAGGCCTTCGATCGGGCCACATATCGCCTGCTGCTCTCGGGCACCCCGTTCAGATCCGACAACGAGGCGATCCCCTGGGTTTCCTACGACCGGGACGGCCTGAGCAGCGCCGACTACACCTACGGCTACCCGGAGGCCCTGGTCGACCGGGTCTGCCGGCCGATCACCTTCCTCCCGTATGACGGCGAGATGGAGTGGCTGAGCGACGGGGAGGTGAAAAGTGCCGACTTCGACCTGGTCCTGCCCGCAATGGAGTCCGCCCGGCGGCTGAGGACCGCGCTGGAGGCCGACGGTGAGTGGATGGGTGAGGTGCTGCGCGACGCAGATCTGAAACTCACCGAGGTGAGGGCGGCCGGTCACCCCGATGCCGGGGGGCTGGTGGTCGCATCCGACCAGGAGCACGCCCGGGCGATCGCCCGACGGCTCAACCTGATCGGCGACGAGCAGCCGGAGATCGTGATGAGCGACGAGCCGGGGGCTTCCGCCCGGATCGCCGCTTTCGCGGCCTCCGACCGGCGCTGGCTGGTTTCGGTGCTGATGGTCTCCGAGGGAGTGGACATCCCCCGGCTGCGGGTCGGCGTGTACGCGACCGCCGCCCGGACCGAGCTGTTCTTCCGCCAGGTCGTGGGACGCTTCATCCGGACCACCCCGGAACCGCGCCGCCAGATGAGCTACCTGCTGCTCCCGGCCGACAGCCGGTTGAAGCAGCTCGCCTTCGAGATCGAGCGCGAACGCCGACACGCGATCGAACTGGTCCCCGCCCTCGAAGAGGAACTGGCCGAGCTGGATCGGGAACCGCCGGAGCGGGCGACCGGCGACGGTTTTGCGGCCCTCAGCTCCACGGCAGCAGAACTCGACGACGCGATTCTGGCCCAGACAACCATGCAGCTCTTTGCCACCGAGGAGTCCGACCACCGGGTCGAGACGATCTCGGCGGTCACCGGAGAGGTCACCCGGACCACGATCGTGAAGCCTAAGCCGGAGCGAACCTCCACCTCGACGCGCACCGTCCGGCCGGGGCGCGGCAGCCGCGGGACCCCGGACGGGGTCGATGCGGAACCGAAACGGGAGACCGCCTTTCAGGCCCGGGAACGACTGCGGGAGGAGCGCCGGACCCTGGTCACGGACGTTTCACGACGCACCGGTGAGGGCCATCGTGCGGTCCACGCGAGGATCAACCGAGCGGTCGGAATCACCTCGGTCGCCAAGGCAACCATCAGCCAGCTCGAAAAGGGCAACCAGATGCTCCTCCGCGAACTGAGCTGA